The genomic DNA TTACGGACCTAAGTTTTTAAACATACTGCCCCCCTCAACGTGAATGGACCTCCAATTCATGCCGGCAGTTTTTTTTAATAATTTTCACCTTGAGATCCTCCGTTTTTACCATTGACCCCCGCTTTTGGGGCATGGTAGGGGCAACCCTTCTGTAGGGACAATCCTAGGATTGTCCCTACCCAACCGGAGATTTATTTATGAAAACGATCGAAATAAAAGGTATTAAAGAAAATATTATTGAACGTACCGACTTCCCCCCTGAAAAGTTGAAACAAATTTTGGGCAAGGAAACCATCACCATCTTGGGCTATGGCCCTCAAGGACGCGGTCAGGGTTTGAATTTACGCGACCAAGGCTTCAACGTGATCATCGGCCTTCGCCCCGGCAAAAGCTGGGATAAAGCAGTTGCTGAAGGTTGGGTGCCTGGGAAAAATCTCTTTTCGATGGAAGAAGCCTCCGAAAAAGGAACCCTTATTCAATTTCTTCTCTCCGATGCCGGCCAAATTGAATTCTGGCCCACTCTCAAAAAACATTTAAAAGAAGGAGATGCCCTTTATTTCTCCCATGGTTTCGGCATTGTGTTTGGTGACCAAACCAAAATTGTTCCTCCAAAAAATGTGGATGTTATTTTGTGTGCCCCCAAGGGAAGCGGGTTGACTGTACGCACCCATTTCCAAAATGGCCGTGGCATTAATGCCTCGATCGCCATTTATCAGGATTATACAGGTCGTGCCAAAGAACGTGTTTGCGCCGCTGGCATTGCCATTGGTAGCGGGCATTTGTTTGAAACCACGTTTGAAAATGAAGTCAAAAGCGATTTGACCGGTGAACGCTGCGTGCTCATGGGGCTTATTCAGGGAGCCATCAAGGCCCAGTATGAAGTGCTTCGTGCCAATGGCCACACTCCCTCGGAAGCCTACAACGAAAGCATCGAGGAAGCCTTCCAAAGCCTTTACCCCTTAATTGGCGAAAACGGCATGGACTGGATGTATGCCAATTGTTCCACCACGGCTCAACGTGGCGCGCTGGATTGGGCCCCCCGCTTTGAAGCCGCCATCAAACCAGTGATTGAAGAATGTTACAAAAGCGTTAAAACCGGCAACGAAGCCCGCATCACCATCGAAGCCAACTCCAAACCCGACTATCGCGTCAAGTTGAATAAGGAGCTTGAAACCATGGCGAATCAAGAAATGTGGATTGCCGGCCGTATTCTGCGCGATTTCAGACCGGAAAGAATTAAAAAATAATCTCACGCCTTTCTTTAATCCCCTCTCCCTTGAGGGGAGAGGGTAAGGGTGAGGGTGTACCCGATTTTCACCCGCCCCCTAGCCCCCTCCCCTCAAGGGAGGGGGAAATTGATTATGGCCTCCCTCAAACCCCGTCTCCGTTTTGCTCCCTCTCCTACTGGCTATCTCCACATCGGTGGGGCACGCACAGCTTTATATAATTATCTCCTGGCCAAAAAATGGGGAGGCACCTTCATCTTGCGCATTGAAGACACCGATCTTGAACGTTCAACACCTGAATCTGTTCAGGCTATTTTGGATGGAATGAATTGGTTGGGGCTTATTTGGGATGAGGGCCCCTACTTTCAGACAAAACGCTTCGATTTATACAAGCAGCACATTGATAAATTGATTTCTGAAAAAAAAGCCTATCCTTGTTTTTGCACGGCAGAAGATTTGACCAAAAAACGCGAAGCGGCCACGGCCGCCAAATGCAAACCCATGTATGACCGCACCTGCCTGAAACTTTCAGCCGATGAAGTCAAAAAACGCCTTGATCAAAAACTTCCTCATTGCATTCGTTTTATCTCCCCTGATGAGGGTGAAATTGTCATCAAAGACGTCATCAAGGGCGATGTGGTGGTGGCCAATAAAGAATTAGATGACCTCATCATCGCCCGCACCAATGGCAGCCCCACCTATAATTTTACCGTCGTGGTTGATGACGTCACCATGGGTATCACCCATGTCATTCGCGGGGATGATCATCTAAACAACACCCCACGCCAGATCCAGCTCTACCAAGCCTTTGGGTACCCTCTTCCCATTTTTGCCCATGTGCCCATGATTTTAGGCGCCGACAAAAAACGCCTTTCCAAACGGCATGGGGCTACCTCCGTCATGGCCTACAAAGACATGGGTTATTTACCGGAGGCCCTGGTTAATTATTTGGTGCGTCTTGGATGGTCTTATAAAGATCAGGAAATTTTTACCCGCCAAGAATTGATCGAGGCTTTTTCACTTGAAAATTGCTCCCGTTCGGCAGGTGTCTTTAATCCTGAAAAATTATTGTGGCTCAATGGTGTTTACATCCGTCAGGAAAAACCGGAAACACTGGCAGAACTGGTTTTACCCTTCCTAAAAAACAAGGGAATTGAAAATATTTCAAATGAAATTCTCCTTGAAGGAATCAAGATAAGTCAGGAAAAAGTAAAAACGATTGTTGAATTTGTAGAAATGGTTGATTTTTTCTTCAGGGAAGTAGAACCGGACGAAAAATTAAAGGAGAAATTCTTTACTGATGACTCTAAAAAAATCATGAAGCAGATAGCAGATAGACTGAACTCCCTTCAAACATGGACTCATGAAACCATTTCCCAGATATTTTCAGGCTTGGTGTCAGAAACCGGCTTGGGTCTTGGCAAAATCGCCCAACCCGTTCGCGTGGCTTTGACCGGTCGTTCGGTAAGCCCGGGGGTCTTTGAAATAATTCGGATCCTCGGGAAAGAAAAAACCCTTACTCGAATTTTAAAATACCTTTGATGCGTAAGAATATCGGAGAAAAACTAGCCCGTCATTGTATCACACATTCTTATATCTATCTCTTTATCGGTCTCCTACTAACCCTATTGGCCACAATCACCTCACGGCATTTGCGAATTAATGCCGATATGGTCGATCTCCTCCCTCAAAATTTTGAAAGTGTTCAAGCCATCAAAAAACTTACAAACGAATTTACCAGTGGCAACCTCATTGTGGTGGTAGAAAACCAAGATCACGAGAAGATCCAACAATTTATAGATCAATTGGCCGGTTTTCTTCAAAATCGTCAGGATATTGCCTATGTCGAGTGGAAACGGCCCATCATTTTTTTTAAACAACATCAATTGTATTATCTGGAGACTGCCGATTTGACTGTCATTGAAGATCGTTTCAAAAAACAATCCAGATTGTCTCAAGGAGGAATCCACCCTTTTTTTCAAAACATGATTGGCTTGGTGGATAAAGAGTCCGATCCATTTGATTTTTCGGATATCTTTAAAAAATACCAGAGCCAGGTTTTCAAAGATGATTTTAAGGAAGAATATTTTGCCGATTGGTCTCAAAACATGGCTGTTTTGATCATTTTCCCCAAAGAAGCCGGTTTAAATATCCAAAAAAATACCTTCTTTGTCGAAGGTATCCAAAAGGCAATTACCTTGTTTCAAAAAGAAAAATTCCCTGGAGAAAATATCAAAATTTCTTACACGGGTAGTCTGCAAAATAGCCTGGAAACCCATGCCCGTCTTATTCATTCCTTTAAAAAGGTGTCCCTTTTGATTTTCTTTAGCCTGCTTCTGGTAATTCTGATTTATTACAGACGCCTGACAACCTGCGTTTTACTGGGAGTTGCCATGGCAACGTCAAGCCTCTGGACCTTGGGACTCACCACTTTTTGCTTTGGATCCCTCAATTTTATCTCTAGTTTCAGCATCGGGCTTGTTTTGGGGTTAGGAAGTGATTACGGCATTTATTATCTCACGCGCTACCTTCAAGAACGTAAAGATTTCAAAACTTCCCAAAGTTTCATCAAACTCCATCAAAAAACCTTGAAATCCATTTTCTGGGCCTGTGTTGTCACTCTATTGGCCATCCTACCTTTTGGATTTTCCAATTTCAAAGGATACGCCGAATTTGCATGGATCAGCATGTTGGGTACAGCATGTAATTTTTTCACGTTTATTTTCATTTTCCCCACAATGGTTTCCCTTTTTGACAAATGGAATTTTTTTGATTGGGAAGAA from Deltaproteobacteria bacterium GWA2_45_12 includes the following:
- a CDS encoding ketol-acid reductoisomerase produces the protein MKTIEIKGIKENIIERTDFPPEKLKQILGKETITILGYGPQGRGQGLNLRDQGFNVIIGLRPGKSWDKAVAEGWVPGKNLFSMEEASEKGTLIQFLLSDAGQIEFWPTLKKHLKEGDALYFSHGFGIVFGDQTKIVPPKNVDVILCAPKGSGLTVRTHFQNGRGINASIAIYQDYTGRAKERVCAAGIAIGSGHLFETTFENEVKSDLTGERCVLMGLIQGAIKAQYEVLRANGHTPSEAYNESIEEAFQSLYPLIGENGMDWMYANCSTTAQRGALDWAPRFEAAIKPVIEECYKSVKTGNEARITIEANSKPDYRVKLNKELETMANQEMWIAGRILRDFRPERIKK
- a CDS encoding glutamate--tRNA ligase, with product MASLKPRLRFAPSPTGYLHIGGARTALYNYLLAKKWGGTFILRIEDTDLERSTPESVQAILDGMNWLGLIWDEGPYFQTKRFDLYKQHIDKLISEKKAYPCFCTAEDLTKKREAATAAKCKPMYDRTCLKLSADEVKKRLDQKLPHCIRFISPDEGEIVIKDVIKGDVVVANKELDDLIIARTNGSPTYNFTVVVDDVTMGITHVIRGDDHLNNTPRQIQLYQAFGYPLPIFAHVPMILGADKKRLSKRHGATSVMAYKDMGYLPEALVNYLVRLGWSYKDQEIFTRQELIEAFSLENCSRSAGVFNPEKLLWLNGVYIRQEKPETLAELVLPFLKNKGIENISNEILLEGIKISQEKVKTIVEFVEMVDFFFREVEPDEKLKEKFFTDDSKKIMKQIADRLNSLQTWTHETISQIFSGLVSETGLGLGKIAQPVRVALTGRSVSPGVFEIIRILGKEKTLTRILKYL